A genome region from Blautia coccoides includes the following:
- a CDS encoding DUF2264 domain-containing protein, with protein MRFEINTPDHEKSPYTGMTKRHWADAAQFLLDGIFSNITDFDTPVYCPRTEFTVSYPNEGSPEWKKYAAGFEGLARSFLIAAPLLHNRPDAVTAGYSVKEYYREHILRAVTKGTGDYMLSYRELEAMSGEKEHCFQHTCECASLAIGLWQCKEVIWDTYTRQERDRIAGYLLEFGNARTVPHNWRLFNMLILGFLWNQGYEIDENKMRDHAQVILSYYAGDGWYRDGHRFDYYSPWAFHVYSAIWNVWYGYEKEPETAERFEAYSNSLLETYEGMFDRDAHVTMWGRSGIYRNAASAPFASVFFLREHRIAPGLARRINSGALLQFIENEKVFENGVPVLGFYGQFPPMLQDYSCAESPFWMANPFLCLNLPDGHPFWTETESNGDWETLSEDSYASYIMDGPGIAAFHQGANGAAEFCTAKNVFHPEDDYIKAYIRLAFHSRYPWEDFDYRGAEAMQYSLRYDWEEQVQIPNIMLYAGEKDGVLYRQEYFGFRYNFQGLASMNLADIPLANGILHADRMRIHEKPFTLTVGAYGFPVEGKTVTERRRDENAEALIVKNQDRSLAFVSYWGFDSIESKERVGVNAVSKKSILLYGKCRREEYYEYRPYMMIYAVLTVEGRDFTQEELFPIERIGFADAGKCGGTGPVEITLRSGRVLQVNYEGMEGRLRL; from the coding sequence GTGAGATTTGAGATCAATACACCAGATCATGAGAAAAGTCCCTACACAGGAATGACGAAAAGGCATTGGGCAGATGCCGCACAGTTTCTGCTGGATGGGATATTTTCAAATATTACGGATTTTGATACGCCTGTGTACTGTCCGAGGACGGAGTTTACAGTCAGTTATCCCAATGAGGGAAGCCCGGAGTGGAAAAAGTATGCGGCGGGATTTGAAGGGCTGGCCCGGAGCTTTCTGATAGCTGCCCCCCTTCTTCACAACAGGCCGGATGCGGTTACAGCAGGGTATTCCGTTAAGGAATATTACAGGGAACATATCCTTCGCGCAGTGACAAAGGGAACCGGGGATTATATGCTTTCTTACAGGGAACTGGAGGCAATGTCAGGTGAAAAGGAACACTGTTTCCAGCACACCTGTGAGTGCGCGTCCCTGGCCATTGGGCTGTGGCAGTGCAAAGAGGTCATATGGGATACCTATACCCGGCAGGAAAGGGACAGGATAGCAGGGTATCTGCTGGAATTTGGAAATGCCAGGACGGTTCCCCACAACTGGCGCCTGTTCAATATGCTGATCCTGGGTTTCCTTTGGAACCAGGGGTATGAGATAGATGAAAATAAGATGAGGGACCACGCACAGGTCATACTTTCCTACTATGCCGGAGACGGGTGGTACAGAGACGGGCACCGGTTTGACTACTACAGCCCCTGGGCGTTCCATGTGTATTCAGCCATCTGGAATGTGTGGTATGGGTATGAAAAGGAACCGGAAACAGCGGAGCGATTTGAGGCCTATTCAAACAGCTTACTGGAAACATACGAGGGGATGTTTGACAGGGATGCCCATGTGACTATGTGGGGGAGGAGCGGAATCTACCGCAATGCGGCATCCGCCCCGTTTGCCTCCGTCTTTTTCTTGAGGGAACACCGGATCGCGCCGGGTTTGGCAAGGCGGATCAACTCCGGTGCGCTGCTCCAGTTCATTGAAAATGAAAAGGTATTTGAAAATGGCGTGCCTGTTCTGGGGTTTTATGGGCAATTCCCGCCTATGCTCCAGGATTACAGTTGTGCGGAAAGTCCATTTTGGATGGCAAATCCCTTTCTCTGCCTGAATCTTCCGGATGGGCATCCCTTCTGGACGGAGACGGAGAGTAATGGGGACTGGGAAACCCTTTCGGAAGATTCCTATGCTTCCTATATCATGGACGGCCCCGGAATCGCGGCGTTCCATCAGGGGGCTAACGGGGCCGCAGAGTTCTGTACGGCAAAAAATGTCTTTCACCCTGAGGATGATTATATCAAAGCATACATCCGTCTGGCATTCCATAGCCGCTATCCATGGGAGGACTTTGACTACCGGGGAGCGGAGGCCATGCAGTACAGCCTGAGATATGACTGGGAGGAGCAGGTGCAGATTCCCAATATCATGCTGTACGCAGGAGAAAAAGACGGGGTGCTTTACCGCCAGGAGTATTTTGGGTTCCGGTATAATTTCCAGGGGCTGGCTTCCATGAATCTGGCGGATATTCCCCTGGCAAACGGCATCCTGCATGCAGACCGGATGAGGATACATGAAAAGCCTTTTACCCTTACCGTGGGAGCCTATGGATTTCCCGTGGAGGGAAAGACAGTGACCGAGAGAAGAAGGGATGAAAATGCTGAGGCGCTGATCGTGAAAAATCAGGACAGGAGCTTGGCCTTTGTTAGTTATTGGGGTTTTGACAGTATTGAGAGCAAAGAGAGAGTGGGTGTCAATGCTGTTTCAAAAAAGAGTATCCTGCTGTACGGAAAGTGCAGGAGAGAGGAATACTACGAGTACAGACCTTACATGATGATCTATGCTGTCCTGACCGTGGAGGGGAGAGACTTCACGCAGGAAGAGTTGTTTCCCATTGAGCGGATTGGGTTTGCCGATGCAGGGAAATGCGGGGGCACAGGTCCGGTGGAGATCACCTTAAGATCCGGCAGAGTGCTGCAGGTGAATTATGAGGGCATGGAAGGCAGACTGCGTTTATAA
- a CDS encoding sensor histidine kinase translates to MLLLIVVLIILLTIMLLTLLHYRREIVRLTRQLDIIEDGSRIELSASVRSKEFMALYQKLETLLETFRASRFQYERSQKQLKKTISNLAHDIRTPLTSAAGYLQMLEECRDMDTQKRYISIVQSRLDELKEMLEELFLYTKLTNEDFVLECSPTPVFPVLCDAMVGLYHVFDEQGAEPEIQFEDESLLVLASPESLGRIFRNLINNALLHGAGGLCVVQKGDRITFSNPVENPSAIDPDQMFERFYKADSSRKKGSSGLGLAIVSELMRRMSGAVKAEIHGNFLEIELMFSLAEKEV, encoded by the coding sequence ATGCTTCTGCTGATCGTGGTGCTTATCATATTGCTTACTATAATGCTTCTGACATTGCTGCATTACCGCCGGGAGATCGTGCGGCTTACGAGACAGCTGGACATTATTGAGGACGGAAGCCGGATCGAGCTGTCTGCCTCAGTCCGGTCTAAGGAATTTATGGCACTTTATCAGAAGCTTGAGACTCTCCTTGAGACCTTCCGTGCCAGCCGTTTTCAGTATGAAAGATCTCAGAAACAGTTAAAGAAGACCATATCCAACCTTGCGCATGATATCCGTACGCCCCTTACCAGCGCTGCGGGGTATCTGCAGATGCTGGAGGAGTGCCGGGACATGGATACCCAGAAGCGGTATATCTCCATTGTCCAAAGCCGTCTTGATGAGCTGAAAGAGATGCTGGAAGAATTATTTCTCTACACAAAGCTCACAAATGAGGATTTTGTCTTAGAGTGCAGTCCAACCCCGGTATTTCCGGTGCTGTGTGACGCTATGGTAGGTCTGTATCATGTGTTTGATGAGCAGGGGGCGGAGCCGGAGATCCAATTCGAGGATGAATCGCTCCTTGTTTTGGCTTCACCGGAAAGCCTGGGACGGATATTCCGCAATCTGATCAATAATGCCCTCCTGCATGGCGCAGGGGGACTTTGTGTTGTCCAGAAAGGGGACAGGATCACCTTCTCAAATCCTGTGGAGAACCCTTCCGCCATTGACCCGGACCAGATGTTTGAACGGTTCTACAAGGCGGACAGTTCCAGAAAAAAGGGATCTTCCGGTCTGGGACTGGCTATAGTCAGTGAGCTGATGCGGAGGATGAGTGGTGCTGTAAAAGCTGAGATCCATGGAAATTTTCTGGAAATAGAGCTGATGTTTTCTCTGGCGGAAAAGGAGGTTTGA
- a CDS encoding ABC transporter permease: protein MLNLLRMDLRRMFRGKAAYVCLGILVFTTVFTYTLMYLIQDPGMREFLIKHGMTITATSGNIKESLNSTSLVELFHQTNVSGGLLPVISGTLAALFICTDFDSGFIKNILSVHENKWDYILSKSACLFLVNLFFITVTFLTALGLNAVLGGFFFYNKAVDMLFYVFCIWMVSNGFSALILMICMITRSKAAGVAGAFILCSGLIVLLVSSLLNLFGAGEIMNYTLYMNLAECPLGYDGLSALRPVIVGAVFCVIYAAAGKVILTKKDV from the coding sequence ATGCTTAATTTACTTAGAATGGATCTCAGAAGGATGTTCCGCGGGAAGGCGGCTTATGTGTGTCTTGGAATCCTGGTATTTACAACGGTGTTTACCTACACACTTATGTATTTGATCCAGGACCCGGGGATGCGGGAATTTCTTATAAAACATGGGATGACCATCACGGCCACATCGGGAAATATCAAAGAGTCTTTGAATTCCACATCCCTTGTGGAACTGTTTCACCAGACCAATGTCAGCGGCGGATTGCTGCCGGTTATATCAGGGACGTTGGCTGCACTGTTCATCTGTACGGATTTTGACAGTGGATTTATTAAGAATATCCTGTCTGTACATGAGAATAAATGGGATTATATATTGAGCAAAAGTGCCTGCCTTTTCCTTGTGAACCTGTTCTTTATCACAGTGACATTTCTGACTGCACTTGGGCTTAACGCTGTACTGGGTGGGTTCTTTTTCTATAACAAGGCAGTAGATATGCTGTTTTATGTTTTTTGTATCTGGATGGTCTCGAATGGATTCAGTGCGCTTATCCTGATGATCTGCATGATCACCAGGAGTAAGGCGGCCGGAGTGGCCGGGGCCTTTATTCTGTGCAGCGGGCTGATCGTGCTGCTGGTAAGCTCTCTTCTGAACCTTTTCGGTGCGGGGGAGATCATGAACTATACGCTGTATATGAATCTTGCAGAATGTCCGCTGGGATACGATGGGTTATCTGCCCTCCGTCCGGTTATTGTCGGAGCGGTCTTCTGTGTTATCTATGCTGCAGCCGGAAAAGTGATTTTAACAAAAAAGGATGTCTGA